gtgatatattttgtttgacaGATATCATAAATGCCTCTCCCTTATAAAGCTTGTAGACATTTTTAGATATTCAATAATTAGAGGTAATCATTCATAGAATTCGATCCTAACCCATTGAAACATTGACCTCGGGCTTTAGGAAAACATGACAATTTCGAAAGGTAGGAAATTAGAGCAGAAACGGAACATGGCCAgcggagaaaaaaaaaacatcaaacagttggtgaaaaaaaaaaaaacgcaagcATACCTGCGGCCTTAAGCAATAAAACTGAAGCAGGAGGTGTCTTCAAAACGAAAGTAAAGCTTTTATCCTGAATAATAACAAAAGGTCAAAACAAGAAACACCATAAAACCCCCCAAAAAAACTCAACCCCATCAaaactttgcaaaaaaaatgagattctTACGTCATAAACAGTAATCTCAACAGGAATGACATAACCAGCTTTATCAGCAGTTCTTGCATTATAATCCTTACAAAAAGCCATGATATTTACACCCTTTGAACCAAGTGCTGGTCCTACAGGTGGTGCAGGAGTTGCCTTCCCTGCCTCTAAAGCCAACTTTATCAATCCAATCACTGCAACCCccgcaaacaaacaaaaaatcatcacaaaaaaccccaaaaactgaaactttacaaaacaaaaacataaagggAACCTCTTTTTTACCTTTCTTGGCCTTTCCACCAGGTTTAGGAGGTGCCATTGCAATAACTGAGAGCCTTCTTGGAGCTGTTGAAAGAAGTGGGGAGTGTTTCTTgtcaaagaattgaagagaaatgtTGGCGTTTGAAGATAAGCTAATGGGAGAAACAAAAAGAGATGAGGAAAGCTTGATGTTAGCATTGTTCtttgaagaaggagaaggagaagtgAAGTGATAATGGGTAGAGAGAGTAGAAGAAGCCATTGTGGAAGTGAAGTGATAATGGGTAGATCgtgaaagagaaggaaagaagtGATGTTATAGATAAAACTTGTCATCTCCTTTCCATCTTCGATTTGTGTTTGGGTTGGGCttgaattttttctctcttctatcTTCAGGCTTTTGTAAATGGATTGATATTCATTGGTCCAAGAGATGTATCCAattccaaaggcccaaccaaTGTGATTAGGAGTACGAACTTTTATTTATCTGTATCTCGAGCtatgtaattattaatataataatcattaaatatttatatactttaaaaatttataaaattaataaaaatacgaGCAAATTAACCCAAACatacacattaattaaaaaaaaaaagagcatgaacttTTGTTacaattaattgatatataatttaaatagatCCATATATCCTTACTATGTCACTTTTCTTATTTACTGGGTGATATATTAGAGAATTTGATATTATACAAGGACATGCTAGATATATTTGGAGCACGCTTGAtactttaataataaattttttaaaagtattttttatttaaaaatatatctaaataatattttttttattttaaataatttattttttatatcaacaaataatataaaaatactaaaaaaaataatttgaaatgaataaaaaaatatattttaaaaatatatatatttttttgaaacataaaacaaaataaattgaggaTTTGTTCAATTATATAAGGATAGATTaggtaaattaaataaaaataaataaataaagatactTCATAATTCAAATGCTATTTACAATTGTCAATTTCTAATATTTAAGCCTACTTGATAAAGAAATAAGAGTCacatcaataaatttataacaaGATATTTCATTGATTAAACAAGTCCAagtatacataaataaataaaatcagtgtagagacatttaaaaaaatatataaaaaaaaaaattactttttagcaGCGCAACCTTcacaaatttacttttttaaagatGACGTGATtggaaataatttaattttaaaaattttaaatgctaagagatgtgatgtccaTGATAATGTaacatttttagaattttaaaaggtttCAATGGAAATAGATGTCACatcaaattatgttatttttttaattttttttaattataatagtttattaattatttttattaattataaatttatgagaAAAAGTCTGATTATtatagtatatttatttttgcattttaaaaatattttttatgtttttaaattattataatatattaatattaaaaaataaataaaaataatattttaatatatttaaaaaaaaacactatacgGTAACAACCATGAAATATCCAATCAGCTACGAAATGTCATTTATCATAGATGTCATGTCACCGTCACTTCACCTTCCCTTCTCCAAGTGAAAAGGATTGCTTTATCGACAACGGCAAACAAACGTCCATCTGAAGGTGACGTTAGAAATTGTGGAAGCGGGACGTGCACGGGAAGCGGCTGGATAGCATTTGGTATTATAatagtagttttttaaaaaaaattatgttttagaattatattcaaataatattttttattatttgtaaaaattaaattttaatattaatatattaaaacgataaaaaatatataaatttttaattttaaacaaaaaaaatcaattttttccaaataatttttacCCTAAGTTTTGTCTCACGTACTcccaaatatttataatatcatagataggttaataaataatatatcgaTAATGACAAACAAACGTCCATTTGATTTGAAGGGGATGTCAGAAATTGTTTAAGCGGCGCCTGCACGGGGTCGGCAGTTTGGTAGGTGACagtagatattttaaaaattattttaaaaaattatttttttatttttaaaaaattattttaaatatcaaaacaattcaataatatataaaaaaaattaaagttttaccTAACAATGTAGAGGTCATGTTCCCGAAAGCTAACTAAGTTTTGTCTCACATACTACCAAAAATTTCTAAGATAATAAAAACTTTGTTGCTTGCAATACGGGAAGAGTCCCTCTATTTCCCTACTCGTTCTATGGAAATAGCTCCTAAAGGCCACTCAGTCTTTAGGAGCTATTTCCTTTCAGTTTGATTTAAAGTACCTTTTAGTGGCCTCGAAAGAGGCACGAGCGTCTGAAAGTAGGCATGCTTTGGGATACGCCTATGATCCAATGAAGACTTTCTGGGCCTGACCTTGATTGGTTCGAAAGGTGCGTGGAAGGTATTTACCGGCTTGTGTTTTTGTACTCTagcatagaaaaaaataaaaaaataatatagtgtaaaaaatattaagagaaatAATATCTTATagagaattcaaaatttatgacttttcaaattgcaaaattgatgttttcaacatttcataaggataggggggggggggagagaaATTggggttaaaaagaaaaataagacttacaaaaaaaaaattgaattaaataaaaaacattgagaaaaaaaaatacaaatcaactTAGATTAGCTTGACCAGCCCGCtctcaaaataacaaaacaataagAGATGCAGAGAAATGACAAAGCTtaagattaaataatttaatgcaaaataatgaaattaaaaaacaattaaaaaaattaatgattccaTCCAGATTAACTCAACCAACCCGCCACTTGTGATATGAgaccaagctaaaaaaaaaaatttacttccAAAAAAAGCACCTAGCaaaaaagatcaaagttaaataaaaacaaaaaactaaataagaaaatgcaagttaactcaggttaacttgactaacttGCACTCAGGATAATTTAGTATAAAGCAAAGTGAAAAAATCACATAGCTTAATGGCCAACAATTTAATatcgaatgataaaattatataaaaaaataaatttgttaagaaatttgaggggaaaaaaaatgaatcagttGTGGTTAATTTGATTAACATATTACTTGAGATATGAGATATGGATagcacaacaaaaaagaaagcaaaacaaacaattaagTTAAGGGCTTAATAATAAAatgtcaaattataaatttgaaaaaaaaaatcaaatttcaataaaaGATTACCATGTTGGAAGGCaagcatgaaaaaataacaaaacaaaatatgcaatcgttaaacaattaaaaattcaaataatgcaaaccaaatatgatataaaaacaaaatgaaagaaaatacttAGGGGCTAAATTGCAAAATTACTAAGAaaatgattaagaaaaaaatattcaaaagaatgaggaccaaaactaaatataaaatcaaatgaaattaaatatttagagacaaaattgagaaaaagataaatcaataaaagaataagaatatagTAATCAAAACAATTATGACAAAAATTGGATTGTGAGAATGAATGCAATAAAATCAGGGGGgaaattgcaaaaataaaaataataatcagaaAAAAGTATAAAACATAGAAATAGAACAATCAAAAGTAGAGGAAccaaattggattaaaaaataaaattgaataaaatatctaggaatgaaataaaaaaaaatacttaagaaAACATCAAAAGCCAAATAAATAGTGATCAAAAGAAGAAGTGtcaaaattgatcaaatcacaAACTGGCGgacacaattatttttttaaggtcaaGCTCGAATTTCTAGGCAAtgggagagagaagagaggagaaagaaaattcTACCCTGGCCCAACTATACCTCCTTCATCAACATGCTTCACACTGCTAGAAAGAGGTCGACTCGTCGCTCCCAACATCACCACAAAAGCAAGTTTTTGATAACTATAAAAGGGACCTCACGCGCCTCTTGAATGACATAGAGGCCATCACTTGTTGAGGCGTTCGTTGCCcgcattagtttttttaataacatttaataaaacACACTCAATGGTcaataatttaatgataaattaaattgtaaccCGAGATATGAGACATGGataacctattaaaaaaaaagaagcaaaacaaatcacaaatctccaataaattaaatgttaaatgataaaaaaaaaattaaaaaagaatattaaaaaagaccAAACTTAAACTGGGTTCATCATCGAAATTGGTGGATTTGGTCATGAGACTGAGATTACCTTGAAAAGacatacacaaaaaaattacaaagcaaaattctaaattataaaagaaaattaaattaacttaaattaaattaaaacaatgaggaCTAAACCatgcacaaaaaataattgaaataaactaatcagggattaaattgaaaagtaaaataaatgaagaaaaggataaaaaaaaaagagcaataataaataataggaccaaaattgaaaatagacaaaatgaaattaaattataaaggaaaaaatcaaaaaaatattaatacaaaggataaaagaataaggactagactggataaaaaaaatctaatgaaacTAAATgatgagggatgaaattaaaaaaaaaaattatcaaaagaataagaaataaattcaaaacaaatgcaTTATGGAGGATGCAACTAAATATTTAAAGGTTTTGCACGAATACCAAAGcttaggagagagaaaagaaagggtGGAGGAAAAGACTTCATAGCCACTGAACCACCGCCATCCTGACCACATATATTACTATAACAACTGCATCATTACCTAACACGTTGAATGAGATGATGGTCGGAAGCTTTTGGCTACTAGAATATACCTCATGCGCATTTAGAATAGCGCACGGGATATAGATGCGTGAGCACGTGAACAACACGTGTCAGCctctttaattgatttattaatattttaataatgcaAATGACTAAACAAGATTCAAAGGCAtatgaatatttcaaaaaaaccaaTTCGCAAATAACATTTGGATCCTccaggaaaaaacaattttaccCTCATTTTCAAAGCAATTATTAAATGCGATGAAAGACAAAAATAGTCAATACACTCTAAATCTTTGGTGTTTCTCCTCACAATACATAGTAAATAGTTGagcccttttaatttttatttattttgtaatgtcTCATGTTGTTTTGTGTATATCGTATTTTgtattgtaaaattaaacatattaaattatttaataataaaataatgtgtTGTGTTGTTTataaaatcatgtaaattaaaattatcattgggtatgtaatttatttatttaaaaaaaaaaaatgaaaaaactcgTCTTTTCAGGTTACCTGCTATTATTCGTCATTGTTACTTCACCCCCTATAAGATAAGCTCCAAGGGACATAACTAAGTAAGGTCACTAGGTAAAGAAATTCattcaaataacaaaactcCGTTGAACAACCACAAGTTCTCCACTCTCCTTCTCTTTCCTACCCTTTCAATCTCTCTTATAATTTACtatctaata
This is a stretch of genomic DNA from Populus alba chromosome 11, ASM523922v2, whole genome shotgun sequence. It encodes these proteins:
- the LOC118040851 gene encoding large ribosomal subunit protein uL11c translates to MASSTLSTHYHFTSPSPSSKNNANIKLSSSLFVSPISLSSNANISLQFFDKKHSPLLSTAPRRLSVIAMAPPKPGGKAKKVIGLIKLALEAGKATPAPPVGPALGSKGVNIMAFCKDYNARTADKAGYVIPVEITVYDDKSFTFVLKTPPASVLLLKAAGVEKGSKDPKMEKVGMVTIDQLRAIATEKLPDLNCTTIESAMRIIAGTAANMGIDVDPPILEPKTKVVL